The following proteins come from a genomic window of Halomarina ordinaria:
- a CDS encoding ABC transporter ATP-binding protein — protein sequence MSPFAIEATDLSKLYGDDVAVEGLDLAISPGTVYGFLGPNGAGKTTTIRMLTTLLTPTSGEARIDGHPITDRRAVTRRLGYLPDTPPLYDELTGREQLEYVAGLRDIPADEASARIDDLLGRFALAEDADRRISTYSKGMKQKAGIIQAILHRPSVVFLDEPTSGLDPRAARTVRDTIADLAAGDTTVFLSTHILPVVDELADTVGVLFEGDLVAEGPPETLKRRAAEEDGGAGTGRTLEDVFLEVTQEADLAPATADGSR from the coding sequence ATGTCCCCGTTCGCGATAGAGGCGACCGACCTCTCGAAGCTCTACGGCGACGACGTCGCCGTCGAGGGGCTCGACCTCGCCATCTCCCCCGGCACCGTCTACGGCTTCCTCGGCCCGAACGGCGCCGGGAAGACGACGACCATTCGGATGCTGACGACGCTCCTCACCCCGACGTCGGGGGAGGCGCGCATCGACGGCCACCCCATCACCGACCGCCGGGCGGTCACCCGGCGGTTGGGCTACCTCCCCGACACGCCGCCGCTGTACGACGAACTCACCGGCCGCGAGCAACTGGAGTACGTCGCCGGCCTGCGCGACATCCCGGCCGATGAGGCGTCGGCGCGCATCGACGACCTCCTCGGCCGGTTCGCGCTCGCGGAGGACGCCGACCGGCGCATCTCGACGTACTCGAAGGGGATGAAACAGAAGGCGGGTATCATCCAGGCCATCCTCCACCGACCGTCGGTCGTCTTCCTCGACGAACCGACCTCGGGGCTGGACCCGCGGGCGGCGCGGACGGTCCGCGACACCATCGCCGACCTCGCGGCGGGCGACACCACCGTCTTCCTCTCGACGCACATCCTCCCGGTCGTCGACGAACTCGCGGACACGGTCGGCGTCCTCTTCGAGGGCGACCTCGTCGCCGAGGGGCCCCCGGAGACGCTCAAACGGCGCGCCGCCGAGGAGGACGGCGGCGCGGGAACCGGGCGCACCCTGGAGGACGTCTTCCTCGAAGTGACCCAGGAGGCCGACCTCGCGCCGGCGACGGCCGACGGGTCGCGATGA
- a CDS encoding acyl-CoA thioesterase, with protein sequence MDDDDRFPFTTEIPVRYRDLDTLEHVNNAVYSTYLEQARVEYLREVVEADGAEMVLAHVEMDFRAPVHLGDTVGVDVRVSDLGTSSFTFAYRVRVGDEVALTAESVQVSVDPDTGSSRPLPDDWRASIRAFEDETLSEI encoded by the coding sequence ATGGACGACGACGACCGCTTCCCGTTCACGACCGAGATTCCCGTCCGCTACCGCGACCTCGACACGCTGGAGCACGTCAACAACGCCGTCTACAGTACCTACCTCGAACAGGCGCGCGTCGAGTACCTCCGGGAGGTCGTTGAGGCGGACGGCGCCGAGATGGTCCTCGCGCACGTCGAGATGGACTTCCGCGCGCCCGTCCACCTCGGTGACACCGTCGGGGTCGACGTCCGGGTGAGCGACCTCGGTACGTCGAGTTTCACGTTCGCCTACCGCGTCCGCGTCGGGGACGAGGTGGCGCTCACCGCCGAGTCAGTCCAGGTGAGCGTCGACCCCGATACGGGGTCCTCCCGCCCCCTCCCCGACGACTGGCGCGCGTCCATCCGCGCCTTCGAGGACGAGACACTATCCGAAATTTGA
- a CDS encoding ATP-dependent DNA helicase, translating into MSDPAPSESAADPDQRTVPRAGLDAAWRDLFPFDPYPQQVDGVERAREVMDDGGYLLLEGACGTGKTLIALVAGLQAIRDGAGERVFAVTPVKQQLKQFVTEVRTLNRGREEPFAGLVLVGKGDLLPYARTGAFPGDGGVHDASSRMREMTAKLVSRESTLSLDVAPDALDGRIEVCGDESCDRLSYSEGRCPEHRGERDEEAPWYDPLRAEALCELVESLDGPRLKTAGESAPYPADPPHTRDVLDVYDGGDLPAGQAGYFDPFYARFFADEGWVGFGFERGEAHVLDADAVVAAAVDRGVCPHESMAALMPEADVLVGNYNHAFDPKTRRLTREKAGVLDDGTLLVVDEAHMLEERVRDLLSETLSLHALRTAHRDVTLAREYLSGTGGAPGSDPETHRRHARKALSDFSGVDERDLEVAQSFLEWLADAIDGEVSTYLREEYGDWQRRFREGSLPEADHELPLRDPEAVETDRLTAAAREAFADDVWRRMRDVGAAVAAVHDDDGQTDRTPVCDAVGTLLWRWGTADHARYFREVELEYSEKALEDTTLPDWASAYNADLVLFNCIPQEPLARVFDELAGGVVMSATLEPFDVYRQVSGLALLAEDGRDGGDEDGADAGDDDRVPRRVETARYGLGFPEANRASWVLDVPPFTYRNRGDPVVEYDGMTRTRRAYASALVRLARGHGNTLLCLPSYREAEWAVEYLREHVSKPVLRDRSSDSSETDAMLARFFQGDDTHRVLVTSARGTVTEGVDYRGQRLHCAAVVGVPYANTATPRMQAVMNAYGRTFSEEGRETGFETAVQVPAVRKSRQAFGRVLRGYDEVGVRVLLDRRYLAGTPRSVNDLLGEREREEFSAVSPDMLDLALERFWGRQRQA; encoded by the coding sequence GTGAGCGACCCCGCCCCCTCCGAGTCGGCCGCCGACCCCGACCAGCGGACCGTCCCCCGCGCCGGACTCGACGCCGCGTGGCGCGACCTCTTCCCGTTCGACCCCTACCCCCAGCAGGTCGACGGCGTCGAGCGCGCCCGCGAGGTGATGGACGACGGCGGCTACCTCCTGCTCGAGGGGGCCTGCGGGACGGGCAAGACGCTCATCGCGCTCGTCGCCGGCCTGCAGGCGATACGCGACGGGGCCGGCGAGCGCGTCTTCGCCGTCACCCCCGTCAAACAGCAGTTGAAACAGTTCGTCACCGAGGTGCGGACGCTCAACCGCGGGCGCGAGGAGCCGTTCGCGGGCCTCGTCCTCGTCGGGAAGGGCGACCTCCTCCCCTACGCCCGTACCGGGGCGTTCCCGGGGGACGGCGGCGTCCACGACGCCTCCTCGCGGATGCGCGAGATGACCGCGAAGCTCGTCAGCCGGGAGTCGACGCTCAGCCTCGACGTGGCCCCCGACGCGCTCGACGGGCGCATCGAGGTCTGCGGCGACGAGTCGTGCGACCGACTCTCGTACTCCGAGGGGCGCTGTCCCGAGCACCGCGGCGAGCGCGACGAGGAGGCGCCGTGGTACGACCCACTGCGCGCGGAGGCGCTCTGCGAACTCGTCGAGTCGCTCGACGGCCCCCGGCTGAAGACCGCGGGCGAGAGTGCGCCCTACCCGGCCGACCCGCCGCACACGCGCGACGTCCTCGACGTCTACGATGGGGGCGACCTCCCCGCCGGGCAGGCGGGTTACTTCGACCCCTTCTACGCGCGCTTCTTCGCCGACGAGGGGTGGGTCGGCTTCGGCTTCGAGCGGGGGGAGGCGCACGTCCTCGACGCCGACGCCGTCGTCGCGGCGGCCGTCGACCGCGGCGTCTGTCCCCACGAGTCGATGGCCGCGCTGATGCCCGAGGCGGACGTCCTCGTCGGGAACTACAACCACGCGTTCGACCCGAAGACGCGCCGCCTGACGCGCGAGAAGGCGGGCGTCCTCGACGACGGGACGCTCCTGGTCGTCGACGAGGCGCACATGCTCGAAGAGCGGGTGCGCGACCTGCTCTCGGAGACCCTCTCGCTGCACGCGCTGCGCACCGCCCACCGCGACGTGACGCTGGCGCGGGAGTACCTCTCGGGGACCGGCGGGGCGCCCGGGTCGGACCCGGAAACGCACCGTCGCCACGCCCGGAAGGCGCTCTCCGACTTCTCCGGCGTCGACGAACGCGACCTGGAGGTCGCCCAGTCGTTCCTGGAGTGGCTCGCCGACGCCATCGACGGGGAGGTGTCGACCTACCTCCGCGAGGAGTACGGCGACTGGCAGCGGCGGTTCCGCGAGGGGTCCCTTCCCGAAGCGGACCACGAACTCCCCCTGCGCGACCCGGAGGCGGTCGAGACGGACCGCCTCACCGCCGCCGCGCGCGAGGCGTTCGCCGACGACGTCTGGCGGCGGATGCGCGACGTGGGCGCCGCCGTGGCGGCCGTCCACGATGACGACGGCCAGACCGACCGCACTCCCGTCTGCGACGCCGTCGGCACCCTCCTCTGGCGGTGGGGGACGGCCGACCACGCCCGGTACTTCCGGGAGGTGGAACTCGAGTACTCGGAGAAGGCCCTCGAGGACACGACGCTGCCCGACTGGGCGAGCGCGTACAACGCCGACCTCGTGCTGTTCAACTGCATCCCACAGGAACCGCTCGCGCGGGTGTTCGACGAACTCGCCGGGGGCGTCGTGATGTCGGCGACGCTCGAACCGTTCGACGTCTACCGGCAGGTGAGCGGGCTGGCGTTGCTTGCGGAGGACGGGCGGGACGGAGGAGACGAGGACGGAGCGGACGCGGGGGACGACGACCGCGTCCCCCGTCGGGTGGAGACGGCGAGGTACGGCCTCGGCTTCCCCGAGGCGAACCGGGCGAGCTGGGTGCTCGACGTGCCGCCGTTCACCTACCGCAACCGGGGCGACCCCGTCGTGGAGTACGACGGGATGACCCGCACGCGGCGGGCGTACGCGAGCGCGCTCGTCCGCCTCGCGCGCGGCCACGGCAACACCCTGCTCTGCCTGCCCTCCTACCGCGAGGCGGAGTGGGCCGTCGAGTACCTCCGCGAGCACGTCTCGAAGCCCGTCCTCCGGGACCGCTCCTCCGACAGTTCGGAGACCGACGCCATGCTCGCGCGGTTCTTCCAGGGCGACGACACCCACCGGGTGCTCGTCACCAGCGCGCGGGGGACGGTGACCGAGGGCGTCGACTACCGGGGACAGCGCCTCCACTGCGCGGCGGTGGTCGGCGTCCCGTACGCGAACACCGCGACGCCGCGGATGCAGGCGGTGATGAACGCGTACGGACGGACGTTCTCCGAGGAGGGGCGCGAGACGGGCTTCGAGACGGCCGTGCAGGTCCCCGCGGTCAGGAAGAGCCGACAGGCGTTCGGGCGCGTCCTCCGGGGGTACGACGAGGTGGGCGTCCGCGTCCTGCTCGACCGGCGCTACCTCGCCGGGACCCCGCGGTCGGTGAACGACCTGCTGGGGGAACGAGAGCGCGAGGAGTTCAGCGCCGTCAGCCCGGACATGCTCGACCTCGCGCTGGAGCGGTTCTGGGGGCGTCAGCGCCAGGCGTAG
- a CDS encoding cyclase family protein, which yields MYDLTHPVAPGMPTYPGDPVVETWPDATVHADGYQVTAFGMSTHTGTHIDAPRHVDPEGKTLDEYDLERFRFEAVVVDCPMGTDEPITEDLVPSSDADLLLFHTGWSDYWGQDVYYDYPYLSTETAERCAECGFDVGVDTPSVDPVGADLFAHNELFSADRLIIENLTNLGALPERVTVFALPVPLTDADGAPARVVALE from the coding sequence ATGTACGACCTCACGCATCCCGTCGCGCCCGGGATGCCGACGTACCCGGGCGACCCCGTCGTCGAGACGTGGCCCGACGCCACCGTCCACGCCGACGGCTACCAGGTGACGGCCTTCGGGATGAGCACGCACACGGGGACGCACATCGACGCCCCGCGGCACGTCGACCCCGAGGGGAAGACCCTCGACGAGTACGACCTCGAGCGGTTTCGCTTCGAGGCGGTCGTCGTCGACTGCCCGATGGGGACCGACGAGCCGATCACCGAGGACCTCGTCCCCTCCTCGGACGCGGACCTCCTGCTCTTTCACACCGGCTGGAGCGACTACTGGGGACAGGACGTCTACTACGACTACCCCTACCTCTCGACGGAGACCGCCGAACGCTGCGCGGAGTGCGGGTTCGACGTCGGCGTCGACACGCCGAGCGTCGACCCCGTCGGCGCCGACCTCTTCGCGCACAACGAACTGTTCTCGGCCGACCGCCTCATCATCGAGAACCTGACGAACCTCGGGGCGCTCCCCGAGCGCGTCACCGTCTTCGCCCTGCCCGTCCCGCTGACGGACGCGGACGGCGCACCCGCCCGCGTCGTCGCCCTCGAGTGA
- a CDS encoding alpha/beta fold hydrolase, producing MSEEDATNSTQAYRRRGSAYAVDRGAGPAVLLAHGTLMDRTMFAPQVSALSDAYRVVAYNLRARTDRYRESYDLDDLADDCAALMDHLGIERAVLGGMSMGGFMGLRFALRYPERLSGLVLIDSIADPHTPEEQETYEEMIAGLRDAPAVPSRLAETVSHLLFGRTTHEERPDLVAEWVERWQTYPPASVVGEVESWLYREGVADRLGEIDVPVLVVHGEEDAALDVERAEPMLDALPDARLARIPAAGHSSNLERPAAVNEAVRTFLDDVA from the coding sequence ATGTCGGAAGAGGATGCCACCAATTCGACACAGGCGTATCGACGACGCGGGTCGGCGTACGCCGTCGACCGTGGGGCGGGACCCGCCGTACTCCTCGCCCACGGAACGCTGATGGACCGAACGATGTTTGCCCCGCAGGTGAGCGCGCTCTCGGACGCCTACCGGGTCGTCGCGTACAACCTCCGGGCCCGGACCGACCGGTACCGGGAGTCGTACGACCTCGACGACCTGGCGGACGACTGCGCGGCGCTCATGGACCACCTCGGTATCGAGCGCGCCGTCCTCGGCGGGATGTCGATGGGCGGGTTCATGGGCCTGCGGTTCGCGCTCCGGTACCCCGAGCGCCTGTCCGGTCTCGTCCTCATCGACAGCATCGCCGACCCGCACACCCCCGAGGAACAGGAGACGTACGAGGAGATGATAGCCGGCCTCCGCGACGCGCCGGCCGTCCCCTCACGACTCGCCGAGACGGTGTCACACCTCCTGTTCGGCCGGACGACCCACGAGGAGCGCCCGGACCTCGTCGCGGAGTGGGTCGAGCGATGGCAGACCTACCCGCCGGCGTCGGTCGTCGGCGAGGTGGAGTCGTGGCTGTACCGGGAGGGGGTCGCGGACAGGCTCGGTGAGATAGACGTCCCCGTGCTGGTCGTCCACGGCGAGGAGGACGCCGCGCTCGACGTCGAGCGCGCGGAGCCGATGCTCGACGCGCTCCCCGACGCCCGGCTGGCGCGCATCCCGGCCGCGGGCCACAGTTCGAACCTCGAACGGCCGGCGGCGGTGAACGAGGCCGTCCGAACGTTCCTCGACGACGTGGCGTGA
- a CDS encoding DMT family transporter, whose amino-acid sequence MNVGLLYAVCAALLFGGYLVLYKRFFGAYPTTAYMTGAYATALCWYLPLAALSWPDDAPVAEVVSAPDAVGAAGATALLTGVAIVVSLLAVNRGDVTYVTPLNKLVPLFVLPIEVLALGQYLGPWQVGGVVVATAGIYVANYRPGALLAPFRRALSYTPAQLALAGAALFGVADVAKRVLLQELALPVPFVVWLTLLGVLVVAAPLGRSRLDALPRRAYPGVAGMGLLIACVNHVNALAFQAIPASVASPIVNSQAVVAVVVGGVVLDEGAFGKRLVASVLAVVGVVLVALG is encoded by the coding sequence GTGAACGTCGGACTCCTCTACGCCGTCTGTGCCGCCCTCCTCTTCGGCGGCTACCTCGTCCTCTACAAGCGCTTCTTCGGGGCCTACCCGACGACGGCGTACATGACGGGCGCGTACGCGACGGCGCTCTGCTGGTACCTCCCGCTCGCGGCGCTCTCGTGGCCCGACGACGCGCCCGTCGCCGAGGTGGTGAGCGCGCCCGACGCCGTCGGCGCCGCGGGAGCGACGGCGCTGCTCACCGGCGTCGCCATCGTCGTCTCGCTGCTGGCGGTCAACCGGGGGGACGTCACCTACGTGACGCCGCTCAACAAGCTCGTCCCGCTGTTCGTCCTCCCCATCGAGGTGCTCGCGCTCGGGCAGTACCTCGGCCCGTGGCAGGTGGGGGGCGTCGTCGTCGCCACCGCGGGCATCTACGTCGCGAACTACCGACCGGGCGCGCTCCTCGCCCCGTTCCGACGGGCGCTGAGCTACACGCCCGCCCAGCTGGCGCTGGCGGGCGCTGCGCTGTTCGGCGTCGCCGACGTGGCCAAGCGCGTCCTCCTCCAGGAACTCGCGCTCCCCGTCCCGTTCGTCGTCTGGCTCACCCTGCTCGGGGTGCTGGTCGTCGCCGCCCCCCTCGGCCGGTCGCGCCTCGACGCCCTCCCGCGGCGGGCGTACCCGGGCGTCGCCGGGATGGGCCTGCTCATCGCGTGTGTCAACCACGTCAACGCGCTCGCGTTCCAGGCGATTCCGGCGAGCGTCGCCTCGCCCATCGTCAACTCGCAGGCCGTCGTCGCCGTCGTCGTCGGCGGCGTCGTCCTCGACGAGGGGGCGTTCGGCAAGCGCCTCGTGGCGAGCGTCCTCGCCGTCGTCGGCGTCGTCCTCGTGGCGCTCGGGTGA
- a CDS encoding CPBP family intramembrane glutamic endopeptidase, which yields MPSISLLRNPQEGRLRAPWRLLLQTLLLLVLATATLLVLSPLSTRASPLALNTLVMAVAVALSVAIAARVLDRRPLADLGLHIDRQWWLDCGFGLALGAGLQTLLFAGQVATGLVVVTDVARVTPALLGGVVGALAMFVAVGVYEEVLSRGYQLTNVAEGLRGYLGHRGAVAVAVLLTSVLFGALHAANPNATAVSVLGISLAGVWLALGYVLTGELAIPIGAHISWNFFLGVVYGLPVSGNRLDASFVEAREVGPDLFTGGSFGPEAGLLGIAAVAVGCVAIVGYVGARDGRVPLAAAVTVPELLTRE from the coding sequence GTGCCCTCCATCTCTCTCCTCCGAAACCCGCAGGAAGGTCGCCTCAGAGCACCCTGGCGCCTCCTGCTCCAGACGCTCTTGCTCCTCGTCCTCGCGACCGCCACGCTCCTCGTCCTCTCGCCGCTCTCGACTCGCGCCTCGCCGCTCGCGCTCAACACGCTCGTCATGGCCGTCGCCGTCGCCCTGAGCGTCGCCATCGCGGCGCGCGTGCTCGACCGCCGCCCCCTCGCCGACCTCGGCCTCCACATCGACCGGCAGTGGTGGCTCGACTGCGGCTTCGGCCTCGCGCTCGGCGCCGGCCTCCAGACGCTCCTGTTCGCCGGGCAGGTCGCGACCGGCCTCGTGGTCGTCACGGACGTCGCGCGCGTGACGCCGGCGCTCCTCGGCGGCGTCGTCGGCGCGCTCGCCATGTTCGTCGCCGTCGGCGTCTACGAGGAGGTGCTCTCGCGGGGGTACCAGCTGACGAACGTCGCGGAGGGACTCCGCGGCTACCTGGGTCACCGCGGCGCCGTCGCCGTCGCGGTCCTCCTCACGTCCGTGCTCTTCGGCGCGCTCCACGCCGCCAACCCCAACGCGACGGCGGTGAGCGTCCTCGGCATCTCGCTCGCGGGCGTCTGGCTGGCGCTCGGCTACGTCCTCACCGGCGAACTCGCCATCCCCATCGGCGCGCACATCTCGTGGAACTTCTTCCTCGGCGTCGTCTACGGCCTCCCCGTCAGCGGCAACCGCCTCGACGCCTCGTTCGTCGAGGCGCGGGAGGTCGGCCCCGACCTGTTCACCGGCGGGTCGTTCGGCCCCGAGGCGGGCCTGCTCGGCATCGCCGCCGTCGCCGTCGGGTGCGTCGCCATCGTCGGCTACGTCGGCGCGCGCGACGGGCGCGTCCCGCTGGCCGCGGCGGTGACCGTCCCCGAACTCCTCACGCGGGAGTGA
- the ahbB gene encoding siroheme decarboxylase subunit beta, translating into MSTLEDDWRTDLDAVDARLVDDFQSGFPVEPHPFRAVGAALGVSEREALARVERLRDRGIFRRFGAVLNPPVIGSSTLAAVQAPEERFDEVAGVINGYRQVNHNYRRDHEWNMWFVVTAGSRTTRDRILADIETRTGCRVLNLPMLTDYYIDLEFPVVNEDRFARESLDATEVTATRISEEATADLSPLDRRLLLEIQGGFPLSLTPYADVADAIDADTGEVVAAVDRLLESGCIKRVGCVVNHVVTGFDANCMVVWDVPDDALDARGERVGRLPYVTLCYHRPRRPGQDWAYNLFTMIHGRDPAAVDEKIDELAADFLPFDHERLYSTATLKQTGAQYEELVGE; encoded by the coding sequence ATGAGCACCCTGGAGGACGACTGGCGCACAGACCTCGACGCGGTCGACGCTCGACTCGTCGACGACTTCCAGAGCGGCTTTCCCGTCGAACCGCACCCGTTTCGCGCCGTCGGCGCGGCCCTCGGCGTGAGCGAGCGGGAGGCGCTCGCGCGCGTCGAGCGCCTCCGCGACCGGGGTATCTTCCGGCGCTTCGGCGCCGTGTTGAACCCGCCGGTCATCGGCAGTTCGACGCTCGCCGCCGTCCAGGCACCCGAGGAACGGTTCGACGAGGTCGCCGGGGTGATCAACGGCTACCGGCAGGTGAACCACAACTACCGCCGCGACCACGAGTGGAACATGTGGTTCGTCGTCACCGCCGGGTCGCGGACGACGCGCGACCGCATCCTCGCGGACATCGAGACACGGACCGGGTGTCGGGTCCTGAACCTCCCGATGCTCACGGACTACTACATCGACCTCGAGTTCCCGGTGGTCAACGAGGACCGCTTCGCCCGCGAGTCCCTCGACGCGACCGAGGTGACGGCGACGCGCATCTCCGAGGAGGCCACCGCCGACCTCTCGCCCCTCGACCGACGCCTCCTCCTCGAGATTCAGGGGGGCTTTCCCCTCTCACTCACTCCCTACGCGGACGTCGCCGACGCCATCGACGCCGACACCGGGGAGGTGGTGGCGGCCGTCGACCGCCTGCTCGAGTCGGGCTGTATCAAGCGCGTCGGCTGCGTCGTCAACCACGTCGTCACGGGCTTCGACGCCAACTGCATGGTCGTCTGGGACGTCCCCGACGACGCCCTCGACGCCCGCGGCGAGCGCGTGGGGCGCCTCCCCTACGTCACCCTCTGTTACCACCGCCCGCGCCGGCCCGGCCAGGACTGGGCGTACAACCTCTTCACCATGATTCACGGGCGCGACCCGGCGGCCGTCGACGAGAAGATAGACGAACTCGCGGCCGACTTCCTCCCCTTCGACCACGAACGGCTCTACTCGACGGCGACGCTGAAGCAGACGGGCGCGCAGTACGAGGAACTCGTCGGGGAGTGA
- a CDS encoding SDR family NAD(P)-dependent oxidoreductase: MDETTGTMAGKIVVLTGATSGIGRVAARRLGERGATVVLTGRDRERGRAALREVREAGGDGRFVRADVADLDAVRSLADVVRERYDRLDVLVHNAALSLSSRRTVDLGGRAVEAVFLVNHLAPFLLTYELVDLLVASAPARVVVTASSVHRRGELALSDLALDDEYDALDAYARSKLANVLFTVELADRLAGTGVTANAYHPGFVPGSGLYRDTSLPLSLAVRLAARLPFVGTSVAEGAAGLVALAADAPADLTGAYVAGRSRETPDDRAHDAARRERLWNASADLVGVPRALPLRERG, translated from the coding sequence ATGGACGAGACCACGGGGACGATGGCCGGGAAGATAGTCGTCCTGACGGGTGCGACCAGCGGCATCGGTCGGGTCGCCGCCCGTCGCCTCGGCGAACGGGGAGCGACGGTGGTGCTCACCGGCCGCGACCGAGAGCGGGGTCGGGCGGCCCTCCGCGAGGTCCGGGAGGCGGGCGGGGACGGACGCTTCGTCCGTGCGGACGTCGCCGACCTCGACGCGGTCCGGTCGCTGGCCGACGTGGTGCGCGAGCGCTACGACCGCCTCGACGTCCTCGTCCACAACGCGGCGCTGTCGCTGTCGTCCCGGCGGACGGTCGACCTGGGCGGGCGGGCGGTGGAAGCGGTGTTCCTCGTCAACCACCTCGCACCGTTCCTCCTGACGTACGAACTGGTCGACCTGCTGGTCGCGTCGGCGCCCGCCCGGGTGGTCGTCACCGCCTCGTCGGTCCACCGGCGCGGCGAGCTGGCGCTCTCGGACCTCGCGCTCGACGACGAGTACGACGCCCTCGACGCCTACGCCCGCTCGAAACTGGCGAACGTGCTGTTCACGGTCGAACTCGCCGACCGGCTGGCGGGTACCGGCGTCACGGCGAACGCCTATCACCCCGGGTTCGTCCCCGGGAGCGGCCTCTACCGCGATACGAGTCTCCCCCTCTCGCTCGCGGTCCGCCTCGCCGCCCGCCTCCCGTTCGTCGGGACGAGCGTCGCCGAGGGGGCGGCGGGACTGGTCGCGCTGGCGGCCGACGCCCCGGCCGACCTGACGGGAGCGTACGTCGCGGGTCGCTCGCGCGAGACACCCGACGACCGGGCGCACGACGCGGCCCGTCGCGAGCGACTGTGGAACGCGAGCGCGGACCTCGTCGGCGTCCCCCGGGCGCTCCCGCTCCGGGAGCGGGGGTAG
- a CDS encoding PH domain-containing protein: MSSAREVPDWVTLGADESVVWSGHPSFYPVAMSLVVGAVLFVLGPISTVFLPDPWRLVGVVLVVAGLALIGWTYLSHRSTQYVITSNEVYKKTGLVSRQVTSLRMGRIQNTTFTQSFPQRLLSYGDVHIDTAGSGATEIVFESVTDPQRVSRLLTEQLDSHAAAV, encoded by the coding sequence ATGTCATCCGCACGTGAGGTCCCCGACTGGGTTACGCTCGGGGCCGACGAGTCGGTCGTCTGGAGCGGCCACCCGAGCTTCTACCCCGTCGCGATGTCGCTGGTCGTCGGCGCCGTCCTCTTCGTACTGGGGCCGATTTCGACGGTGTTCCTCCCCGACCCGTGGCGGCTGGTGGGGGTCGTCCTCGTCGTCGCCGGCCTCGCGCTCATCGGCTGGACGTACCTCTCGCACCGCAGCACGCAGTACGTCATCACGTCGAACGAGGTGTACAAGAAGACGGGCCTCGTCTCCCGGCAGGTGACGAGCCTCCGGATGGGGCGCATCCAGAACACCACGTTCACGCAGTCGTTCCCCCAGCGCCTGCTCTCCTACGGCGACGTCCACATCGACACGGCGGGGTCGGGCGCGACGGAGATCGTCTTCGAGTCGGTCACCGACCCCCAGCGGGTGAGCCGCCTGCTCACGGAACAGCTCGACTCACACGCGGCCGCGGTCTGA
- a CDS encoding GNAT family N-acetyltransferase, translating to MVNFIPLVPESPAFERVIDCYRDVWASAGEGEARTSVAERFSAHATYPGYRGVVALATDPDELAAAGVEGEDEAVLGYCYGYASRPDQYYHGLLRESLPVEEGDRWLADCFEFVELGVHVGARERGLGSTLHDALLDGVENATSLLTTGVENDPARRFYERRGWDVVHEPFESDDGRPYVVMGRSLGQDAGAAGSDRGRV from the coding sequence ATGGTGAACTTCATTCCACTCGTCCCCGAGAGCCCGGCGTTCGAGCGCGTCATCGACTGCTACCGCGACGTGTGGGCGTCGGCCGGCGAGGGCGAAGCGCGCACGAGCGTCGCCGAGCGGTTCTCGGCGCACGCGACGTACCCCGGCTACCGCGGGGTCGTCGCGCTCGCCACGGACCCCGACGAACTCGCGGCGGCGGGCGTCGAGGGGGAGGACGAGGCGGTCCTCGGCTACTGTTACGGCTACGCCTCCCGACCCGACCAGTACTACCACGGACTGCTCAGGGAGAGCCTCCCGGTCGAGGAGGGCGACCGGTGGCTCGCCGACTGCTTCGAGTTCGTCGAACTGGGCGTCCACGTGGGGGCCCGGGAGCGCGGGCTCGGCAGCACGCTCCACGACGCGCTGCTCGACGGCGTCGAGAACGCGACGAGCCTCCTCACGACGGGCGTCGAGAACGACCCCGCGCGGCGGTTCTACGAGCGCCGCGGCTGGGACGTCGTCCACGAGCCGTTCGAGTCCGACGACGGCCGGCCGTACGTCGTCATGGGGCGCTCGCTCGGGCAGGACGCCGGCGCGGCGGGCTCAGACCGCGGCCGCGTGTGA